GTTCTTGAACATGTTGTAGCCCTGCGGAGCCTGGTCGAGCGGCATGGTGTGGGTCGCCAGGTGCTCGGTGACCAGTTCGTCCCGCGCCATCCGTTCGAGCAACATCGGAATGTAGCGGTGGCCGTGCTGCTGGGCGCCGCGCAGCGTGAGGCCCTTGTTCATCACCGCGCCGAGCGGGAACCTGTCCACCAGACCGGCGTAGGCACCGAGCAGGAACACGCTGCCACCCTTGCGGCAGTTGTGGATCGCGTCCCGGGCGGCGACCGGTCCGTCCGACTCCGGCCGCAACTGCTGCTTGATCTGGTCGTACCAGGATTGCGGGCCGGTGCTGTGCGAGTCCATCCCGACCGCCTCGATGCACACGTCCGGCCCCCGCCCGCCGCTGCGTTCCAGCAGCTCGCCGCCCACATCGTGGCTCTGGTAGTTGAGGGTCTCCACCCCCAGGTGCGTCTCCGCCATCCGTAGCCGGTCGTCGAAGCGGTCGATCACGACGACCCGCTCGGCGCCCAGCAGCACCGCTGCCCGCGCCGCCATCTGGCCCACCCCGCCGGCTCCCCACACCGCCACCACGTCACCGGGCCGGACACCGCCCAGGTCGGCGCCCATCCACCCGGTGGGAGCGGCGTCGGAGGCGAACAGCGCACGCTCGTCGCTCACCCCGTCCGGAACGGGAAACGCCCCCTGGTCCGCGTAGGGGACCCGGATGTACTCCGCATGACTGCCCGCGAAGCCGCCGAGGGCGTGGGAGTAGCCGTAGCAGCCGCCCGGTATCGGACCCCGGGCGCTCTCGGTGGCCGCCGGGTTGGTGTTGCCGTTGTCGCACAGCGAGAACTGCTGCTGCTGGCAGTACCAACAGCGCCCGCACGAGATGAACGAGCAGACCACCACCCGGTCGCCCACCCGGTGCTTACGCACCTGGGGGCCCACCTCGACCACCTCACCCAGGAACTCGTGGCCG
Above is a window of Micromonospora coriariae DNA encoding:
- a CDS encoding zinc-dependent alcohol dehydrogenase, producing MKALVWQGADELAVTQVPEPQLRNEQDAIIQVRKTVTCGSDLHLLGGYIPFMERGDVLGHEFLGEVVEVGPQVRKHRVGDRVVVCSFISCGRCWYCQQQQFSLCDNGNTNPAATESARGPIPGGCYGYSHALGGFAGSHAEYIRVPYADQGAFPVPDGVSDERALFASDAAPTGWMGADLGGVRPGDVVAVWGAGGVGQMAARAAVLLGAERVVVIDRFDDRLRMAETHLGVETLNYQSHDVGGELLERSGGRGPDVCIEAVGMDSHSTGPQSWYDQIKQQLRPESDGPVAARDAIHNCRKGGSVFLLGAYAGLVDRFPLGAVMNKGLTLRGAQQHGHRYIPMLLERMARDELVTEHLATHTMPLDQAPQGYNMFKNKIDGCVRAVFEPAG